The following are encoded in a window of Pseudomonas multiresinivorans genomic DNA:
- a CDS encoding methyltransferase domain-containing protein yields the protein MSESPKTGDRHFDELATRFAEKIYGGAKGAIRLAVLQADLAEALPDRPLRVLDIGAGLGHMSLWLAGRGHEVTLAEPAAPMLEGARQRFEEAGLAATFIEAPWQDLLGQLNEPYDLVICHAVLEWLAEPLAILPVLHQLTRADGWLSLAFYNRDALIYRNLLKGHFRKLRKNRFAGEGQSLTPQEPLDPRVLEAAMAGHWSIDARSGVRVFHDYMPVEFQHKAEPLDLVEMELQYRRHPAFAGLGRYLHWLCRPQD from the coding sequence GTGAGCGAATCCCCGAAGACCGGCGACCGTCACTTCGACGAACTGGCCACGCGCTTCGCCGAGAAGATCTACGGCGGCGCCAAGGGCGCCATCCGCCTCGCCGTGCTACAGGCCGACCTGGCCGAAGCCTTGCCCGACCGCCCGCTGCGGGTACTCGACATCGGCGCGGGCCTGGGCCACATGTCGCTGTGGCTGGCCGGGCGCGGCCATGAGGTGACGCTCGCCGAACCTGCCGCACCCATGCTCGAAGGCGCGCGCCAGCGCTTCGAGGAGGCCGGCCTTGCGGCCACCTTCATCGAGGCTCCCTGGCAGGACCTGCTCGGCCAGCTCAACGAGCCCTACGACCTGGTGATCTGCCACGCCGTGCTGGAGTGGCTGGCCGAGCCGCTGGCCATCCTCCCCGTGCTGCACCAGCTGACCCGCGCCGATGGCTGGCTGTCCCTGGCTTTCTACAACCGCGATGCGCTGATCTACCGCAACCTGCTCAAGGGGCATTTCCGCAAGCTGCGCAAGAACCGCTTCGCCGGCGAGGGCCAAAGCCTGACCCCGCAGGAACCGCTCGATCCGCGCGTACTGGAGGCCGCCATGGCTGGTCACTGGAGCATCGATGCGCGCAGCGGCGTGCGGGTGTTCCACGACTACATGCCGGTGGAATTCCAGCACAAGGCCGAGCCGCTGGACCTGGTGGAAATGGAGCTGCAATACCGTCGACATCCTGCCTTCGCCGGCCTCGGCCGCTACCTGCACTGGCTGTGCCGGCCGCAGGATTAG
- a CDS encoding nucleotide pyrophosphohydrolase, giving the protein MNLEAITARLHAIRDHNDWSRFHSPKNLAMAASVEMAELVEIFQWLREDESRQLPPEKLAHAGQEVGDIVLYLLLMCAELGIDMNQAVLAKLADSERRFIEGGAK; this is encoded by the coding sequence ATGAACCTCGAAGCCATCACCGCACGCCTGCACGCCATCCGCGACCACAACGACTGGAGTCGCTTCCACAGCCCGAAGAACCTGGCCATGGCGGCCAGCGTGGAAATGGCCGAACTGGTGGAAATCTTCCAGTGGCTGCGCGAGGACGAATCGCGCCAGTTGCCACCGGAGAAGCTCGCCCACGCCGGCCAGGAGGTCGGCGATATCGTGCTCTACCTGCTGCTGATGTGCGCAGAACTGGGCATCGACATGAACCAGGCGGTACTCGCCAAGCTGGCCGACAGCGAACGGCGCTTCATCGAAGGAGGCGCCAAGTGA
- a CDS encoding MaoC family dehydratase, whose protein sequence is MSRDWLDLSAPPALTGLFVRAALRRGVRGRSLPTRGVRCPVTVDPKHLERYRKVCGFTDNHLLPPTYPHILAFGLQMGLLTDASFPFPLLGLVHLENRISVLRPLGGLGPFNVSVRVADLQPHEKGVTFSIITQLHDQLGLLWEGDSRILFRGMRLDGTPAVRHEEAVLPLQQIDAWNCPADIGRRYARIAGDYNPIHLSAASAKLFGFPRAIAHGLWNKARSLAALGERLPAASYRVDVRFQKPVLLPSSVTLLASEPAPVGQFSLRGKDDLPHMAGSWGPLDV, encoded by the coding sequence ATGTCCCGCGATTGGCTCGACCTGTCCGCACCACCCGCCCTCACCGGCCTGTTCGTTCGCGCGGCGCTGCGCCGCGGCGTGCGTGGCCGCAGCCTGCCAACCCGCGGCGTGCGCTGCCCGGTCACGGTCGATCCGAAGCACCTGGAGCGCTATCGCAAGGTCTGCGGCTTCACCGACAACCACCTGTTGCCACCCACCTATCCGCACATCCTCGCCTTTGGCCTGCAGATGGGTCTGCTCACCGACGCGAGCTTCCCGTTCCCGCTGCTGGGCCTGGTGCACCTGGAAAACCGTATCAGCGTGTTGCGGCCGCTGGGCGGGCTGGGGCCCTTCAACGTCAGCGTGCGGGTGGCGGACCTGCAGCCCCACGAGAAGGGCGTGACCTTCAGCATCATCACCCAGTTGCACGACCAGCTCGGCCTGCTCTGGGAAGGCGACAGCCGCATCCTGTTCCGCGGCATGCGCCTGGACGGCACACCAGCGGTTCGCCACGAGGAGGCCGTGCTGCCTCTGCAGCAGATCGACGCGTGGAACTGCCCGGCGGACATCGGCCGGCGTTACGCCCGCATCGCCGGCGACTACAACCCGATCCACCTGTCGGCTGCCAGCGCGAAACTGTTCGGCTTCCCTCGCGCCATCGCCCACGGCCTGTGGAACAAGGCGCGCAGCCTGGCTGCCCTGGGCGAGCGCCTGCCGGCCGCCAGTTATCGGGTCGATGTGCGCTTCCAGAAGCCCGTCCTGCTGCCCTCCTCCGTCACCCTGCTGGCCAGCGAACCCGCGCCTGTCGGGCAATTCAGCCTGCGCGGCAAGGACGACCTGCCGCATATGGCCGGCAGCTGGGGCCCGCTGGACGTTTGA
- a CDS encoding AraC family transcriptional regulator yields the protein MRDLTDDVALMRPVIDALRASGTDPDRVLARVGLPAGSLPAGRFPHSAQNLFWKAAAEECGEEHVGLYLAGHLPAFHGLLLEYLFLSSATFGEGLRHALRYVRLLSDTLNARLEVEGEKAVLLLGHTAGTNRHFPEMLAGAVVRLFHALTEGDFKPHEVQLMHNEGAPAARYREVYGCPAVLGAERYALIFDAAVLEKASRHAAPELLRMHESLARRQLAEVERLDLVRKVRELIGVLLVDGGATLEQVAARLDMPARRLRERLAMAGVRFNDLVTDYRCRLAKELLLKTDERIEVIVERTGFSEPSTFYRAFKRWVGETPVEFRRRGRPQPPVE from the coding sequence ATGCGTGATCTGACCGACGATGTGGCGCTGATGCGCCCGGTGATCGACGCCCTGCGCGCCAGCGGCACCGACCCTGACCGTGTGCTGGCCCGCGTCGGCCTGCCCGCCGGCAGCCTGCCTGCCGGACGATTCCCCCACAGCGCTCAGAACCTGTTCTGGAAAGCCGCCGCCGAAGAGTGCGGCGAGGAGCATGTCGGCCTCTACCTGGCCGGACACCTGCCCGCGTTCCACGGCTTGCTGCTGGAGTACCTGTTCCTGTCCAGCGCCACGTTCGGCGAGGGGCTGCGCCATGCCCTGCGCTACGTTCGCCTGCTCTCCGACACCCTCAATGCGCGGCTCGAAGTGGAAGGCGAGAAAGCCGTCCTGTTGCTCGGCCACACTGCTGGAACAAACCGCCACTTCCCCGAGATGCTCGCCGGCGCGGTAGTGCGCCTGTTCCACGCCCTGACCGAAGGCGACTTCAAACCCCACGAAGTCCAACTAATGCACAACGAAGGTGCGCCTGCCGCGCGCTACCGCGAGGTCTACGGCTGCCCGGCAGTGCTGGGTGCCGAGCGTTACGCGCTGATCTTCGACGCCGCAGTATTGGAGAAAGCCTCGCGCCATGCCGCTCCCGAGCTGCTGCGCATGCACGAATCACTGGCACGCCGGCAACTGGCGGAAGTCGAACGGCTGGACCTGGTGCGCAAGGTACGCGAGCTGATCGGCGTACTGCTGGTGGATGGCGGCGCAACGCTGGAACAGGTCGCCGCGCGGCTGGACATGCCGGCCCGTCGCCTGCGCGAGCGCCTGGCCATGGCGGGAGTGCGCTTCAACGACCTGGTCACCGACTACCGCTGTCGCCTGGCCAAGGAGCTGCTGCTCAAGACCGACGAGCGCATCGAGGTGATCGTCGAGCGGACCGGCTTTTCCGAGCCGAGCACCTTCTACCGTGCCTTCAAGCGCTGGGTCGGCGAGACTCCTGTGGAGTTCCGCCGCCGCGGCCGCCCGCAGCCGCCGGTGGAGTGA
- a CDS encoding EF-hand domain-containing protein produces the protein MQSRIRQAFLLSAVLLSAPCAFAGEMGETAFSRLDANGDGYIEASDMAPMRVRMFHRLDRNQDGLLTREEVTPPNPSVQVSPNAIAWPDHDGDGKVSQAEFMTQEPALIVRADRDGDHRVSAEEFRKLVAARS, from the coding sequence ATGCAAAGCCGAATCCGCCAAGCCTTCCTGCTGTCTGCCGTCCTGTTGTCCGCACCCTGCGCCTTTGCGGGGGAGATGGGCGAAACGGCATTCTCCCGCCTGGATGCCAACGGCGACGGTTACATCGAGGCCAGCGACATGGCGCCGATGCGCGTGCGCATGTTCCACCGGCTGGACCGTAATCAGGACGGCCTGCTGACCCGCGAGGAAGTGACGCCGCCGAATCCCAGCGTGCAGGTCTCGCCCAATGCCATCGCCTGGCCGGACCATGACGGTGACGGCAAGGTCAGCCAGGCGGAGTTCATGACCCAGGAACCGGCGTTGATCGTGCGTGCGGATCGAGATGGCGATCACCGAGTGAGCGCGGAGGAGTTCCGCAAGCTGGTGGCGGCGCGAAGCTGA
- a CDS encoding 3-oxoacyl-ACP reductase: protein MTDRYIAFANSNVGRRLVGALGLPAPVRLERWSAGRTRPVDGALLLGGEGNLNEAVLPFAERLTDSIFAFSDGQYGLPRWTAEHGPKLKAIVFDASGLTRFEQTIELRTFFQGALKGLDKCPHVVILGRAPESIKDPIAASVQRSLEGFSRSLGKEIRRGGNVQLVYVGKGAEDQLEGALRFFLSPKSAYVSGQVVRLSAYDKQVQDWSRPLVGKRALVTGAARGIGAAIAETLARDGAEVVLLDVPPAKDALDALAARLGGRGVALDICAADAGEQLVAALPDGVDIVVHNAGITRDKTVAKMSEAFWNSVIEVNLKAPQVLTQALLDANKLHDDGRVVLLASISGIAGNMGQTNYAVSKAGLIGLAQAWAPALGKKGISINAVAPGFIETQMTAAIPLTIREAGRRMNSMGQGGLPQDVAEAVAWFAQPGSGAVSGQVLRVCGQSLLGA from the coding sequence ATGACCGATCGCTACATTGCCTTCGCCAACTCCAACGTCGGCCGCCGCCTGGTCGGCGCCCTCGGCCTGCCCGCGCCGGTTCGCCTGGAGCGCTGGAGCGCCGGGCGCACGCGGCCGGTGGACGGGGCGCTGCTGCTCGGTGGCGAGGGCAACCTGAACGAGGCCGTGCTGCCCTTCGCCGAGCGCCTGACCGACTCGATCTTCGCCTTCAGCGACGGGCAGTACGGCCTGCCGCGCTGGACCGCCGAGCACGGCCCCAAGCTCAAGGCCATCGTCTTCGATGCCAGCGGCCTGACCCGTTTCGAGCAGACGATCGAATTGCGCACCTTCTTCCAGGGCGCGCTCAAGGGCCTGGATAAATGCCCGCACGTGGTGATCCTCGGCCGCGCGCCGGAATCAATCAAAGACCCCATCGCCGCCAGCGTACAGCGCAGCCTCGAAGGCTTCAGCCGCTCCCTGGGCAAGGAAATCCGCCGCGGCGGTAACGTGCAACTGGTGTATGTCGGCAAGGGCGCCGAGGACCAGCTCGAAGGTGCGCTGCGCTTCTTCCTTTCGCCCAAGAGTGCGTATGTCTCCGGGCAGGTCGTGCGCCTGTCTGCCTACGACAAGCAGGTGCAGGACTGGAGCCGCCCGCTGGTGGGCAAGCGCGCACTGGTGACCGGCGCCGCCCGCGGCATCGGTGCGGCCATCGCCGAGACCCTCGCCCGTGACGGCGCCGAGGTGGTGCTGCTGGATGTACCACCGGCCAAAGACGCGCTCGACGCCCTCGCCGCGCGCCTCGGCGGCCGTGGCGTGGCGCTGGATATCTGCGCCGCTGATGCTGGAGAGCAACTGGTGGCGGCGCTGCCCGATGGCGTCGACATCGTGGTGCACAACGCCGGCATCACCCGCGACAAGACCGTCGCCAAGATGAGCGAGGCCTTCTGGAATTCGGTGATCGAGGTGAACCTCAAGGCGCCGCAGGTACTGACCCAGGCCCTGCTGGACGCGAACAAGCTGCATGACGATGGCCGCGTGGTGCTGCTCGCCTCCATCAGCGGCATCGCCGGCAACATGGGCCAGACCAACTACGCGGTGAGCAAGGCCGGCCTGATCGGCCTGGCGCAGGCCTGGGCGCCGGCGCTGGGCAAGAAGGGCATCAGCATCAACGCGGTGGCGCCGGGCTTCATCGAAACCCAGATGACTGCCGCCATCCCGTTAACCATCCGCGAGGCCGGCCGACGGATGAACTCCATGGGCCAGGGCGGCCTGCCGCAGGACGTCGCCGAAGCGGTGGCCTGGTTCGCCCAGCCCGGCTCCGGCGCAGTGAGCGGCCAGGTGCTGCGGGTCTGCGGGCAGAGCCTGCTCGGCGCCTGA
- a CDS encoding acetyl-CoA C-acetyltransferase: MTQLRRVAIVGGNRIPFARSNTVYATASNQEMLTSALDGLIERYKLHGERLGEVVAGAVLKHSRDFNLTRECVLGTRLAPETPAYDIQQACGTGLEAAILVANKIALGQIDCGIAGGVDTTSDAPIGVNEGLRKILLEANRGKSNAEKIKSLLKIRPRHLMPHIPKNGEPRTGLSMGEHCELMAQTWAIPRDEQDKLAYESHHKLAAAYDEGWQNDLMTPFRGLVRDQNLRPDINLEKIGTLKPVFERGPRGTLTAANSTPLTDGASVVLLASEEWAKARGLPILAYFKDGEAAAVDFVGGHEGLLMAPVYAVPRLLARNGLTLQDFDFYEIHEAFAAQVLCTLKAWEDADYCKERLGLDAPLGSIDRSKLNVKGSSLAAGHPFAATGGRIVANLAKLLDAAGKGRGLISICAAGGQGVTAIIER, from the coding sequence ATGACCCAATTGCGCCGGGTCGCCATTGTCGGCGGCAACCGTATTCCCTTCGCCCGCTCCAACACCGTGTACGCCACGGCGAGCAACCAGGAGATGCTGACCTCCGCGCTGGACGGCCTGATCGAGCGCTACAAGCTGCACGGCGAGCGCCTGGGCGAGGTGGTCGCCGGCGCAGTGCTCAAGCATTCGCGCGACTTCAACCTGACCCGCGAGTGCGTGCTCGGCACGCGCCTGGCGCCGGAGACCCCGGCCTATGACATCCAGCAGGCCTGCGGCACTGGCCTGGAAGCAGCGATCCTGGTGGCCAACAAGATCGCCCTCGGGCAGATCGACTGCGGCATCGCCGGCGGCGTGGACACCACCTCCGATGCGCCCATCGGCGTCAACGAAGGGCTGCGCAAGATTCTGCTGGAAGCCAACCGCGGCAAGTCCAACGCCGAGAAGATCAAAAGCCTGCTGAAGATCCGCCCGCGCCACCTGATGCCGCACATTCCGAAGAACGGCGAGCCGCGCACCGGGCTGTCGATGGGCGAGCACTGCGAACTGATGGCGCAGACCTGGGCCATCCCGCGCGACGAGCAGGACAAGCTGGCTTACGAGAGCCACCACAAGCTGGCTGCCGCCTATGACGAGGGCTGGCAGAACGACCTGATGACGCCATTCCGCGGCCTGGTGCGCGATCAGAACCTGCGCCCGGACATCAACCTGGAGAAGATCGGCACCCTCAAGCCGGTGTTCGAGCGCGGCCCGCGCGGCACTCTGACGGCGGCCAACTCCACGCCGCTGACCGATGGCGCTTCCGTGGTGCTGCTGGCCAGCGAGGAATGGGCGAAGGCGCGTGGCCTGCCGATCCTGGCGTACTTCAAGGATGGCGAAGCAGCGGCGGTGGATTTCGTCGGTGGCCACGAAGGCTTGCTGATGGCGCCGGTCTATGCCGTACCGCGCCTGCTGGCGCGCAATGGCCTGACCCTGCAGGACTTCGACTTCTATGAAATCCACGAGGCCTTCGCCGCCCAGGTGCTGTGCACCCTCAAGGCCTGGGAAGACGCGGACTACTGCAAGGAGCGCCTGGGGCTGGACGCGCCGCTGGGATCCATCGACCGCAGCAAGCTCAACGTGAAGGGCAGTTCGCTGGCAGCCGGCCACCCGTTTGCCGCCACTGGCGGGCGCATCGTCGCCAACCTGGCCAAGCTGCTGGATGCCGCTGGCAAGGGGCGTGGGCTGATCTCGATCTGCGCCGCGGGCGGCCAGGGTGTGACCGCGATCATCGAACGGTAA
- a CDS encoding Lrp/AsnC family transcriptional regulator, producing MDKYDRALLAALLEDGRLSFAELARRINLSPPAVADRVARLEAEGVITGYHASVDLSKMGRSIQCLIELRLNDHRSKTMLDPLLEIPQIIDCYRITGEACVMLKVAVSCTQELEELIDRLAQFGTSKTSLVLSTPFSRRIHPAMLQGG from the coding sequence ATGGACAAATACGACCGCGCCCTGCTCGCCGCCTTGCTGGAAGACGGCCGCCTGTCCTTCGCCGAACTGGCCCGACGCATCAACCTTTCCCCGCCCGCCGTGGCCGACCGTGTGGCGCGCCTGGAAGCCGAAGGCGTGATCACCGGCTACCACGCCAGCGTAGACCTGTCGAAGATGGGCCGTTCGATCCAGTGCCTGATCGAACTGCGCCTGAACGACCACCGCAGCAAGACCATGCTCGATCCGCTGCTGGAAATTCCGCAGATCATCGATTGCTACCGCATCACCGGCGAGGCCTGCGTGATGCTCAAGGTAGCGGTGAGCTGCACCCAGGAACTGGAAGAGCTGATCGACCGCCTCGCCCAGTTCGGCACCAGCAAGACTTCGCTGGTGCTCTCCACGCCCTTCTCCCGGCGAATCCATCCGGCGATGTTGCAGGGTGGCTGA
- the yedA gene encoding drug/metabolite exporter YedA: MPRARVSLTLIAAFFALYFIWGSTYLVIRIGVESWPPMLMAGCRFIIAGAILFAWMLWRGAPLPTFKQCLSAGAIGILLLSCGNGGVTVAEHWGVASGVAALAVATVPLFTLVFGRFFGNRTNALEWAGIALGLFGIVLLNLGSNLQGSPAGAALIIFAAATWAFGSVWSRRLDLPAGAMASAVEMLVGGGVLLLGSLLSGERLEQMPTAAGWGALAYLVVFGSIIAFSAYMYLLANVRPAAATSYAYVNPAVAVMLGVVFAGEHIGLAESLAMAVIISAVVLIGLPQWRRGPAN; encoded by the coding sequence ATGCCCAGAGCCCGCGTCTCCCTGACCCTGATCGCCGCGTTCTTCGCCCTCTATTTCATCTGGGGCTCGACCTACCTGGTCATCCGTATCGGTGTCGAATCCTGGCCGCCGATGCTGATGGCCGGCTGCCGCTTCATCATCGCCGGGGCGATCCTGTTCGCCTGGATGCTCTGGCGCGGTGCGCCGTTGCCGACCTTCAAGCAGTGCTTGTCGGCGGGCGCCATTGGCATCCTGCTGCTCAGCTGCGGCAATGGCGGGGTGACGGTGGCCGAGCACTGGGGCGTGGCTTCGGGTGTGGCGGCGTTGGCTGTGGCAACCGTGCCGCTGTTCACCCTGGTGTTCGGACGCTTCTTCGGCAACAGGACCAACGCGCTGGAGTGGGCCGGCATCGCCCTTGGCCTGTTCGGCATCGTGCTCCTCAACCTTGGCTCAAACCTGCAGGGCAGCCCGGCGGGCGCGGCGCTGATCATCTTTGCGGCGGCCACCTGGGCCTTCGGCTCGGTATGGAGCCGGCGCCTGGACCTGCCCGCCGGCGCCATGGCCAGCGCGGTAGAGATGCTGGTGGGCGGCGGCGTGCTGCTGCTGGGCAGCCTGCTCAGCGGCGAGCGCCTGGAGCAGATGCCCACCGCCGCCGGCTGGGGCGCGCTGGCCTACCTGGTGGTCTTCGGCTCGATCATCGCCTTCAGCGCCTACATGTACCTGCTGGCCAATGTGCGCCCGGCGGCGGCGACCAGCTACGCCTACGTCAATCCGGCGGTGGCGGTGATGCTCGGCGTGGTGTTCGCCGGCGAGCACATTGGCCTGGCGGAATCCCTGGCGATGGCGGTGATCATCAGCGCGGTGGTCCTGATCGGCCTGCCGCAGTGGCGCCGCGGCCCCGCGAACTGA
- a CDS encoding rhodanese-related sulfurtransferase — MSQITRRSFHDIRAALLARQELALLDVREEDPFAQEHPLFAANVPLSKLELEIYARVPRRDTPVTVYDDGEGLAQIAAQRLLALGYSDVAVLDGGLAGWREAGGELFKDVNVPSKSFGELVEAERHTPSLAAEEVKALLDAQADVVVLDARRFDEYQTMSIPSGVSVPGAELVLRVAELAPNPATRVIVNCAGRTRSIIGTQSLVNAGIPNPVSALRNGTIGWTLAGQQLEHGQARRFAEVSATTRESAAQRARAVADRANVARIDLAGLRQWQAETKRTTYLFDVRTPEEYEAGHLPGSRSTPGGQLVQETDHVASVRGARLVLVDDDGVRANMSASWLAQMGWQVAVLDGLSAADFSEQGAWNAPLPPKPQAETISPQTLASWLREPGTAVLDFTASANYVKRHIPGAAWALRSQLKQAVAQLGNAERYVLTCGSSLLARFAVAEVEALSNKPVFLLDGGTGAWVAAGLPTEEGESRLAAPRIDRYRRPYEGTDNPREAMQGYLDWEFGLVEQLGRDGTHGFFVI, encoded by the coding sequence ATGAGCCAGATCACCCGTCGCTCCTTCCACGATATCCGCGCCGCCCTCCTCGCCCGCCAGGAGCTGGCATTGCTGGACGTGCGCGAGGAAGACCCATTCGCCCAGGAACACCCGCTGTTCGCCGCCAACGTGCCGCTGTCCAAGCTGGAGCTGGAGATCTACGCCCGCGTGCCGCGCCGTGATACGCCGGTCACCGTCTATGACGACGGCGAAGGCCTGGCGCAGATCGCCGCGCAGCGCCTGCTGGCGCTGGGCTACAGCGACGTGGCCGTGCTCGACGGCGGGCTCGCCGGCTGGCGCGAGGCCGGTGGCGAGCTGTTCAAGGACGTGAACGTGCCGAGCAAGTCGTTCGGCGAACTGGTGGAGGCCGAGCGTCACACTCCGTCGCTGGCCGCCGAGGAAGTGAAGGCGCTGCTCGATGCCCAGGCCGACGTGGTGGTGCTCGACGCCCGCCGCTTCGACGAGTACCAGACCATGAGTATCCCCAGCGGCGTCAGCGTGCCGGGCGCCGAACTGGTGCTGCGCGTTGCCGAGCTGGCACCGAACCCGGCCACCCGCGTCATCGTCAACTGCGCCGGGCGCACCCGCAGCATCATCGGCACCCAGTCGCTGGTGAACGCCGGCATTCCCAACCCGGTGTCGGCGCTGCGCAACGGCACCATCGGCTGGACCCTGGCCGGCCAGCAGCTGGAGCATGGGCAGGCCCGGCGCTTCGCCGAGGTTTCCGCCACTACTCGCGAGTCCGCCGCCCAGCGCGCCCGCGCCGTGGCTGACCGCGCGAACGTTGCGCGTATCGACCTGGCCGGCCTGCGCCAATGGCAGGCCGAAACCAAACGCACCACCTACCTGTTCGACGTGCGCACACCGGAAGAGTACGAAGCCGGCCACCTTCCGGGTTCGCGCTCGACTCCCGGCGGCCAGCTGGTGCAGGAAACCGACCACGTCGCCAGCGTGCGCGGTGCGCGTCTGGTGCTGGTGGACGACGACGGCGTACGCGCCAACATGAGCGCCTCCTGGCTGGCCCAGATGGGCTGGCAGGTGGCAGTGCTGGATGGGCTGTCTGCCGCCGACTTCAGCGAACAGGGCGCGTGGAATGCGCCGCTGCCGCCCAAGCCTCAGGCTGAGACCATCAGCCCGCAGACCCTGGCCAGCTGGTTGCGCGAACCGGGCACCGCCGTGCTCGACTTCACCGCCAGCGCCAACTACGTGAAGCGCCACATCCCCGGCGCCGCCTGGGCCCTGCGCAGCCAGCTGAAGCAGGCAGTGGCGCAGCTGGGCAATGCCGAGCGCTATGTGCTTACCTGCGGCAGCAGTCTGCTGGCGCGCTTCGCCGTGGCGGAAGTGGAAGCCCTGAGCAACAAGCCGGTGTTCCTGCTCGATGGCGGCACCGGTGCCTGGGTCGCCGCGGGCCTGCCCACCGAGGAAGGCGAAAGCCGCCTGGCGGCACCGCGCATCGATCGCTACCGCCGTCCGTACGAAGGCACCGACAACCCGCGTGAAGCCATGCAGGGCTATCTGGACTGGGAGTTCGGCCTGGTCGAGCAACTGGGCCGCGACGGCACCCACGGCTTCTTCGTGATCTGA
- a CDS encoding 3-mercaptopropionate dioxygenase, whose amino-acid sequence MSAPLRLDRLRQFIGDLAALIDTAPDEAALLAEARPLLAELVRHDDWLPEDYARPDPQRYQQYLLHADSRQRFSVVSFVWGPGQRTPVHDHRVWGLIGMLRGAEYSQPFAFAADGNLQPVGEPHRLEPGEVEAVSPRIGDIHQVSNAFADQPSISIHVYGANIGAVRRAVFSADGEEKPFISGYSNSQLPNIWDLSKENPA is encoded by the coding sequence ATGTCAGCTCCCCTTCGCCTCGACCGCCTGCGCCAGTTCATCGGCGATCTGGCAGCCCTGATCGACACCGCTCCCGACGAAGCCGCGCTGCTCGCCGAAGCCCGCCCGCTGCTCGCCGAACTGGTGCGCCATGACGACTGGCTGCCCGAGGACTACGCCCGCCCCGACCCGCAGCGTTACCAGCAGTACCTGCTGCACGCCGATTCGCGGCAGCGCTTCTCGGTGGTCAGCTTCGTCTGGGGCCCGGGCCAGCGCACGCCAGTGCACGACCACCGTGTCTGGGGCCTGATCGGCATGCTGCGCGGCGCCGAGTATTCGCAGCCGTTCGCCTTCGCCGCCGATGGCAACCTGCAGCCCGTGGGCGAGCCGCATCGCCTGGAGCCGGGCGAAGTGGAGGCGGTGTCACCCCGCATCGGCGACATCCACCAGGTCAGCAATGCCTTCGCCGACCAGCCCTCCATCAGCATCCACGTCTACGGCGCCAACATCGGCGCAGTGCGGCGTGCCGTCTTCAGTGCCGATGGTGAAGAGAAACCCTTCATCTCCGGCTATTCCAACAGCCAGTTGCCCAATATCTGGGACCTGTCGAAAGAGAACCCTGCATGA
- a CDS encoding LysR family transcriptional regulator gives MKIDDIDAFVAVIRNASLSQAAESLGLTQSAITRRVQSLEESLGVELLDRNTKPLKPTAAGRRVFEQCLRVMREVDGLRELVASDSAPSGVLRLGVPQSIGEVVLLEALQRLAGEYPELRAQVSSGWGSHLLARLENAELDAAVVLFPPSKVFPDDFGATPLGRVELCVVVSKDCDVRARRLLDCYQRGWVLNPDGCGFRAGLQRALADQGLALQLNLETFGSELQLGLVAEGRGLGLVPAPALARSRYRDQLRVLELEDFQPLIQLWLVRPRLLGNLETPARLFGQAVAEGLDIATS, from the coding sequence ATGAAGATCGACGACATCGATGCCTTCGTCGCGGTGATCCGCAACGCCTCCCTCAGCCAGGCCGCCGAGAGCCTTGGCCTGACCCAGTCAGCCATCACCCGGCGGGTGCAGAGCCTGGAGGAATCCCTCGGGGTGGAGCTGCTGGACCGCAACACCAAGCCGCTCAAGCCCACTGCCGCCGGGCGCCGCGTGTTCGAGCAGTGCTTGCGGGTGATGCGCGAGGTGGACGGCCTGCGTGAGCTGGTGGCCAGCGACAGCGCGCCCAGCGGCGTGTTGCGCCTGGGCGTGCCGCAGAGCATCGGCGAGGTGGTTTTGCTTGAGGCCCTGCAGCGGCTGGCCGGTGAATACCCGGAGCTGCGCGCGCAGGTCAGCAGCGGTTGGGGCAGCCATCTGCTGGCTCGGCTGGAGAATGCCGAGCTGGACGCGGCTGTGGTGCTGTTCCCGCCGAGCAAGGTGTTCCCCGACGACTTTGGTGCGACGCCGCTGGGTCGTGTCGAACTCTGCGTGGTCGTGTCGAAAGACTGTGACGTGCGGGCCCGTCGCCTGCTCGATTGCTACCAGCGCGGCTGGGTGCTCAACCCCGACGGCTGCGGCTTCCGTGCTGGTCTGCAACGTGCCTTGGCGGACCAGGGACTGGCGCTGCAATTGAACCTGGAAACCTTCGGCAGCGAGCTGCAGCTCGGCCTGGTGGCCGAAGGGCGCGGGCTGGGCCTCGTGCCGGCGCCGGCCCTCGCGCGCAGTCGCTACCGCGATCAGTTGCGGGTCTTGGAGCTGGAGGACTTCCAGCCGTTGATCCAGCTGTGGCTGGTACGTCCGCGTTTGCTCGGTAACCTCGAAACGCCGGCGCGGCTGTTCGGCCAGGCCGTGGCCGAAGGTCTCGATATCGCGACGAGCTGA